Proteins from one Athalia rosae chromosome 8, iyAthRosa1.1, whole genome shotgun sequence genomic window:
- the LOC125502125 gene encoding uncharacterized protein LOC125502125, whose product MYLKKLDLWVQVRYAQQQPTLQLPDLIKSKSRVPPRHVIKGRERRRDIINYNDSNASVHHRVSWQRSRGTLTALTIAAGTKTGPELVPKLGGLGFYPEVSASLMTKDV is encoded by the exons ATGTACCTGAAAAAGCTGGATCTATG GGTGCAGGTGCGCTATGCTCAACAACAACCAACCCTACAATTACCTGAtctaataaaatcaaaatccagggtaccgccacgccatgtgataaaagggagagagaggaggagagatattataaattacaacGACTCCAACGCAAGCGTTCACCATCGCGTGAGCTGGCAGAGAAGTCGAGGAACTTTAACTGCGCTCACCATCGCTGCCGGTACCAAAACCGGACCCGAGCTGGTTCCCAAGCTCGGGGGTCTTGGATTTTACCCGGAagtctctgcctccctgatgacTAAAGATGTGTAG